The Terriglobus tenax genome contains a region encoding:
- a CDS encoding anhydro-N-acetylmuramic acid kinase gives MPHPRNARVGSEPQPLNVAGVMSGTSADGVDVAIVRITPGKAAPKLKLLAHKSFPYAKPLRSAVLAAMDAQSISAAEMARLHWRLGEVYAECIAETLAENKLKASLVGVHGQTVYHQGVPEKYLGTPLRCTWQFGEASCLAERLRLPIVSDFRPADMAAGGHAAPLVPMLDYTLFAHAKRNRILQNLGGIANLSAIPAGSDAGKLLAFDTGPANMVVDALMQRLFQKKYDRNGATAKRGIVLQPVVNALMRDAYYAAAPPKSTGREQYGIVFVDKLMKLAGKARSEDIIATATALTAETIAHAYRTFVWPHLGTNAPLATGTDYIAAGGGAKNATLMRMLRERLEPLGITFAAIEDFGLPAEAKEAAAFALLAWLTWHHLPGNVPSATGASRPVILGRITHV, from the coding sequence GTGCCCCACCCTCGCAACGCCAGGGTGGGTTCGGAACCACAACCCCTCAACGTAGCCGGCGTCATGTCCGGCACCTCGGCCGACGGCGTCGACGTCGCCATTGTTCGCATCACGCCGGGCAAAGCAGCTCCAAAGCTCAAGCTTCTCGCACACAAGAGCTTCCCTTACGCAAAACCGTTACGCTCCGCAGTGCTCGCGGCCATGGACGCTCAGTCCATCTCCGCCGCAGAGATGGCACGCCTGCACTGGCGTCTGGGCGAGGTCTATGCAGAATGCATCGCGGAGACGCTGGCAGAGAACAAACTCAAAGCCTCGCTCGTTGGCGTCCACGGTCAGACGGTCTATCACCAGGGCGTGCCGGAAAAATATCTGGGCACGCCGCTGCGCTGCACCTGGCAGTTCGGCGAAGCCAGCTGCCTTGCCGAACGCTTACGTCTTCCCATCGTCAGCGACTTCCGCCCTGCGGACATGGCCGCAGGAGGCCACGCTGCTCCGCTGGTGCCGATGCTCGACTACACACTCTTCGCGCACGCGAAACGCAATCGCATCCTGCAGAACCTTGGCGGCATCGCCAACCTCTCGGCTATCCCCGCCGGTTCTGATGCAGGCAAGCTGCTTGCCTTCGACACCGGCCCGGCCAACATGGTCGTGGACGCTCTCATGCAGCGGCTCTTCCAGAAGAAGTATGACCGCAACGGAGCCACCGCGAAGCGTGGCATCGTACTGCAGCCCGTGGTCAATGCGCTGATGCGTGACGCTTACTACGCAGCCGCTCCGCCGAAGTCCACCGGGCGCGAGCAGTACGGCATCGTCTTCGTCGACAAGCTGATGAAGCTTGCAGGCAAGGCGCGCAGCGAGGACATCATCGCCACTGCCACCGCTCTCACAGCCGAAACCATCGCGCATGCCTACCGCACCTTTGTATGGCCTCACCTCGGCACCAACGCTCCGCTGGCCACAGGCACGGACTACATCGCCGCCGGCGGCGGAGCGAAGAACGCCACGCTGATGCGCATGCTGCGCGAACGGCTGGAACCTCTGGGCATCACCTTCGCCGCCATTGAAGACTTCGGCCTGCCCGCCGAAGCCAAGGAGGCAGCCGCCTTCGCTCTGCTGGCATGGCTCACATGGCACCATCTGCCAGGCAACGTGCCCTCCGCCACTGGAGCATCGCGTCCGGTCATCCTCGGCAGGATCACGCATGTTTAG
- a CDS encoding ABC transporter substrate-binding protein, producing MSFRSAAKESAFLVLAALLPLTGCHSKPEPNTVVMVIESSPNNLDLRIGTDAQSERIGALIFDPLVRKDDHFNPQPWIAESWQQPEPTRMVFHIRHGVTFHDGRPLQAEDVAYTIRSLQDGSLVTSKGASLNSITSVETPDDYTLVMHLKQPDASLLFNLSDGLFGIVPRGSGKELGNAPIGSGPFRFISQVVDKDVVLERNPQSWSGVPKLERIRFAVIPDAVTTALELRKGSADIASNVITQDMVWAMRNEKNIVIDVGPGSILNYINFNCTDPLLKRREVRQAIALAIDRAPVIHALFRDHARPAASLLPNGHWAQATATELPDFSFNPDRARRLLDSAGFPAKADGTRLTLTMKTSTDETTRLLAAILQQQLRGVGIDLQLRSNEFGTFYADVTKGAFQIYGLRWIGSNEDPDIFRYTASTKSFPPKGANRGHYSNPAVDALIASAAIEPDQAKRRVLYVRIQQILAEDAAGVNLWYLDNTVIHSRRVTNIHPNPSASYDFLREAELTQEAR from the coding sequence TTGTCATTCCGTAGCGCAGCGAAGGAATCTGCCTTTCTCGTTCTCGCAGCACTGCTACCTCTCACCGGCTGTCACTCGAAGCCGGAACCCAACACCGTTGTCATGGTCATCGAGTCCAGCCCCAATAACCTTGACCTGCGCATCGGCACCGATGCACAGTCCGAACGCATTGGTGCTCTGATCTTCGATCCGCTGGTGCGCAAGGACGACCACTTCAACCCGCAACCATGGATCGCCGAGAGCTGGCAGCAGCCCGAGCCCACGCGCATGGTCTTCCACATCCGCCACGGCGTCACCTTTCACGACGGCCGCCCGCTGCAGGCCGAGGATGTGGCCTACACCATCCGCTCGCTGCAGGATGGCTCTCTTGTCACCAGCAAGGGCGCAAGTCTGAACTCCATCACCAGTGTCGAAACACCGGATGATTACACGCTGGTGATGCATCTGAAACAGCCTGACGCCTCGCTGCTCTTCAATCTCTCAGACGGACTCTTCGGCATCGTGCCGCGCGGCAGTGGTAAAGAACTGGGCAACGCACCCATCGGCAGCGGTCCCTTCCGCTTCATCTCGCAGGTAGTGGATAAAGACGTCGTCCTCGAACGAAATCCGCAGAGCTGGTCCGGCGTGCCGAAGCTTGAACGCATCCGCTTCGCCGTGATTCCGGATGCCGTCACCACAGCGCTCGAACTGCGCAAAGGCTCCGCCGACATCGCCTCCAATGTCATCACGCAGGACATGGTATGGGCGATGCGCAACGAGAAGAACATCGTCATCGACGTCGGTCCCGGCTCCATCCTCAACTACATCAACTTCAACTGCACGGACCCCCTGTTGAAGCGTCGCGAAGTCCGGCAGGCCATTGCCCTCGCCATTGACCGCGCACCCGTCATCCACGCGCTCTTCCGCGATCACGCTCGTCCCGCTGCATCCCTTCTACCGAATGGACACTGGGCGCAGGCCACAGCAACCGAGCTACCCGACTTCAGCTTCAATCCAGACCGCGCACGCAGGCTGCTGGACTCCGCAGGCTTCCCTGCCAAGGCCGACGGTACACGCCTTACGCTGACGATGAAGACCTCGACCGACGAGACAACGCGTCTGCTCGCGGCTATTCTGCAGCAGCAGCTACGTGGTGTGGGGATTGACCTTCAACTGCGTTCGAATGAGTTCGGCACCTTCTACGCGGATGTGACCAAGGGAGCGTTCCAGATCTATGGCCTGCGCTGGATCGGATCAAACGAAGACCCCGACATCTTCCGCTACACTGCATCGACGAAGAGCTTCCCTCCCAAGGGAGCCAATCGCGGCCACTACAGCAACCCCGCAGTCGACGCGCTTATCGCCAGCGCCGCCATTGAGCCCGACCAGGCAAAGCGCCGTGTCCTCTATGTGCGCATCCAGCAAATCCTGGCCGAAGACGCCGCGGGCGTGAACCTCTGGTACCTGGACAACACCGTCATCCATTCACGCCGTGTGACCAATATCCATCCCAACCCATCGGCCAGCTATGACTTCCTGCGCGAAGCAGAGCTTACGCAGGAAGCACGCTAG
- a CDS encoding glucoamylase family protein — MNRRDALKLVAAGAAGLGLSTEAHAFPFGSTRKRELTAPQDAFLEELTQAGCRYFWDEASEKTGQVRDRAMAQIPSSHGKETRRASSIAATGFGLTALCIADWRGYLPRNDIRQRVLHTLQWHWEQMPHEHGFFYHYNDMETGARFFKCELSSIDTCIFLCGALMAREYFKNTPGIGAQIAELATKIYDRVDFPWMLNKETQFSMGWTPEFGFLAVRWQHYCELMMLVLLAIGSNTHPVDGIFWQYFRRPIVSYDGIRYISGPDPLFTHQFSHAWFDFRNVRDKYANYFDNSIAATKAHKAFCLSMKHWYNEDYWGVTASDSQRGYQAWGGPPELGHIDGSVVPCATAGSVAFLPQDCVRVLMSLRQKYGKDAWGRYGFTDAFRPSAHWFNPDVLGIDQGIGVLMAENLRTEMIWATFMQADEIRLAMVKAGLTAR; from the coding sequence TTGAACCGGAGAGACGCGCTGAAACTGGTGGCCGCGGGAGCGGCTGGGTTGGGACTGAGTACGGAGGCGCATGCCTTTCCCTTTGGCAGCACCAGGAAACGCGAGCTGACTGCACCGCAGGACGCGTTTCTGGAGGAGCTGACACAGGCGGGCTGCCGCTACTTCTGGGACGAGGCAAGCGAAAAGACTGGCCAGGTGAGGGATCGCGCCATGGCGCAGATTCCTTCGTCGCATGGCAAAGAGACACGCCGCGCTTCAAGCATTGCTGCCACCGGCTTTGGCCTGACGGCATTGTGCATTGCGGACTGGCGGGGGTATCTGCCGCGCAACGACATCCGTCAGCGTGTGCTGCACACCCTGCAGTGGCACTGGGAACAGATGCCGCACGAGCACGGTTTTTTCTATCACTACAACGATATGGAAACGGGGGCCCGTTTTTTCAAGTGCGAGCTCTCGTCCATCGACACCTGCATCTTCTTGTGCGGTGCCCTGATGGCGCGCGAATACTTCAAGAACACGCCGGGTATCGGTGCTCAGATTGCAGAACTGGCCACGAAGATCTACGACCGTGTGGATTTTCCGTGGATGCTGAACAAGGAGACACAGTTCAGCATGGGATGGACCCCGGAGTTCGGCTTCCTGGCCGTGCGCTGGCAGCATTACTGCGAGCTGATGATGCTGGTGCTGCTGGCGATCGGCTCGAACACTCATCCGGTAGACGGCATTTTCTGGCAGTACTTTCGGCGGCCCATTGTCAGCTATGACGGTATCCGCTACATCAGCGGGCCGGACCCTTTATTTACGCACCAGTTTTCACATGCGTGGTTCGACTTTCGCAATGTGCGCGACAAGTACGCCAACTATTTTGACAACTCGATTGCCGCGACCAAGGCGCACAAGGCGTTCTGCCTGTCGATGAAGCACTGGTACAACGAGGATTACTGGGGGGTGACGGCGTCCGACTCGCAGCGTGGTTACCAGGCCTGGGGAGGTCCGCCGGAGTTGGGACATATTGACGGCAGTGTGGTGCCATGCGCGACGGCCGGCTCCGTGGCATTTCTTCCGCAGGATTGTGTGCGTGTGCTGATGTCACTCCGGCAGAAGTATGGCAAGGACGCCTGGGGCAGGTATGGCTTTACGGACGCCTTCCGGCCATCTGCGCATTGGTTCAATCCGGACGTATTGGGCATCGACCAGGGAATTGGCGTTCTGATGGCGGAAAACCTGCGGACCGAGATGATCTGGGCCACGTTTATGCAGGCCGACGAGATCCGGCTGGCGATGGTGAAGGCTGGTCTGACGGCTAGATGA
- a CDS encoding Ig-like domain repeat protein: protein MLPFVFTAASSLAQVYQFPSAVAAGTGNDSQTITVPITSNGTLSGITVGTQGLSGYDFSLATGGSCSTGLSYVAGQSCTVAVRFAPAAPGVRQGAIVLKSGSGQVMGRVLLSGTGSGPLVAWLPGTMSTVVGNGNWIYQGDNMAATASTLYLPQGLVVDAAGNLYVTDTQSNRVRRVDAQTKLISTIAGNGTTGYVGDNGLATGAALNNPTGLALDGAGNLYIADSFVNAVRVVDLSTGIIRTIAGNGAPGYTGDGGQGTAAMLNGPNGLAVDPVAGVLYIADTGNNVVRKLDLATGVITTFAGTGAAGYSGDGGLATSAQLNGPWGLAVAADGHVCIADQNNHMIRCVTGGTMQRVAGGTTPGYSGDGGSALSAVLNYPSALLFDAAGNLLISDASNNRVRRINAATGVIETIAGNGGQSAVGDGGPANLAQIYGPYSLALDGFGNLYIADMFHNRIRKITTNSAKMAFADIRVGRTSPTQNITVENSGNSSLTITSVETDANSSLDGTTTTCATNTVLASSASCVVGAQFAPTVVGSPITATIAVHSAAINDPALLTLSGNSLTLDPTTTTLTSSANPSAVGTSVTFRATVQSSGSNVPTGTVTFKDGSTTIGTGTLAAGVAAFSTSTLTLGSHSITASYAGDTANNPSVSAALTQVVKQGATVSVGSSLNPSVVKQQVTFTATVTSAGTPTGSVTFQDGSTNLQIVALNGAGVAQLTIDTLTVGSHGIKAIYSGDTNTMTATSSTLTQTVNKDSSTTTLAAAPPSIKAGEPLTLTATVTNGGQVDVTGTVTFRDGSTTLGTGTLNASGIATLTTSALGGGSHALTAVYAGDTNNSGSTSTALSYSVDKIGTTTLLSATSTTLDAGSSLTISATVSPAQTTGGTVTGTVTFYDGAVVLGTATVPANGVAQLTTTALGVGPHTLTASYGGSTNYNTSTSNGFTVTVRQATTSVVLTSSGSPAIAGSVVTFSFVVTGSGGVPSGTVLLYSDGVQIGASTLNGAGRGIFQSSTLSVGSHVITAEYTGNANNGSATSNPLTQVIQQATSRLALSASVNPVVSGQPAVLTVTATSNGGVPTGQVQFLDGGVLLGSSTLSGSGVASLPVSTLPPGVHTITATYAGDTKYQSATSNVLSLTVLQAITVGIASDNNPSIAGRTVNFTATVTGGNNLTGAITFRDGSQPLGTVQLQGGVAVLPVANLSVGTHSITANYSGDSANAAASSAAVQQIVRAATTTVIATPSASTLVYGTPLTMQVQVTGNGGAVTGQVTLLDGAQALGTATLTNLSTASFINSSLAIGNHTLTVSYAGDANNTAAVSGAVQVLVRQNSQVALASSLNPALTADMVVFTAKVTNVDGKPTGSISFLDGGSLLGSTALDANGNASFSSAVLAAGTHTITAQYSGDTLNVGSTASLSQQIALRPTTTGLTASKNSTQTGDPVTLVAVIRGTGPVLPTGMVTFTSGASVLGSARVDANGLATLTLTPAAGSYQVVATYGGDALYAGSISSATGLAIAQAEQFTLTLSPSTVKLSSGDHTTVTLSVASKNGFADTLSLGCAGLPFAVTCTFSSPTVKLAANGSQQVQITVDTGTPLGAGAQASVRGNDTAVLATLLWPGAAMLGVLGLGMRKRRRMLGGLLMALAMIGVIGSATGCGSLHVNTTPAGSYTFQVTGVGTTSGATEAVNVSLTVGQ, encoded by the coding sequence GTGCTTCCGTTTGTGTTTACTGCTGCTTCTTCGTTGGCGCAGGTCTACCAGTTTCCTTCAGCAGTGGCCGCGGGAACTGGGAATGATAGTCAAACGATCACGGTCCCGATTACCTCCAATGGCACGTTGAGTGGAATCACTGTGGGAACACAGGGACTCTCGGGATACGATTTTTCCCTGGCTACGGGTGGCAGCTGTTCTACCGGCCTGAGTTATGTTGCCGGGCAAAGCTGCACGGTTGCGGTGAGGTTTGCTCCTGCTGCCCCGGGTGTGCGGCAGGGCGCCATTGTGCTGAAAAGCGGGAGCGGCCAGGTGATGGGCCGTGTGCTGTTGAGCGGTACAGGTTCCGGTCCGCTGGTGGCATGGCTGCCGGGGACAATGTCCACGGTGGTGGGCAACGGAAACTGGATCTATCAGGGCGACAACATGGCTGCGACGGCCTCCACGCTGTACCTGCCGCAGGGGCTGGTGGTGGATGCGGCGGGCAACCTGTATGTCACAGACACGCAGAGCAACCGCGTTCGCCGGGTCGATGCGCAGACGAAGCTTATCTCGACGATTGCCGGCAATGGGACGACCGGGTATGTGGGTGACAATGGCCTGGCCACGGGAGCGGCTCTCAATAACCCGACCGGCCTGGCGCTGGATGGCGCCGGCAACTTGTATATCGCGGACAGCTTTGTGAATGCCGTGCGCGTTGTCGACCTGTCGACCGGCATCATCCGGACGATTGCCGGCAACGGAGCACCTGGGTATACGGGCGATGGTGGGCAGGGAACCGCGGCCATGCTGAACGGACCGAACGGTCTGGCGGTCGATCCCGTGGCGGGCGTGCTTTACATTGCCGACACCGGCAACAACGTGGTGCGGAAGCTGGATCTGGCAACCGGCGTGATTACGACATTTGCGGGTACGGGAGCAGCAGGGTACAGCGGTGATGGCGGCCTGGCGACCTCGGCCCAACTTAACGGTCCATGGGGGCTTGCGGTGGCGGCTGACGGCCATGTCTGCATCGCCGATCAGAACAATCACATGATCCGCTGCGTTACCGGCGGCACCATGCAGCGCGTTGCAGGCGGCACGACTCCGGGGTATTCCGGTGACGGCGGTTCGGCGCTGAGCGCAGTTCTGAACTATCCTTCCGCTCTGTTGTTTGATGCTGCGGGGAACCTGCTCATCTCCGACGCCAGTAATAACCGTGTGCGCCGTATCAATGCCGCTACTGGCGTGATAGAGACGATTGCGGGTAACGGTGGACAGTCTGCCGTGGGTGATGGTGGCCCTGCGAATCTTGCGCAGATCTACGGTCCGTACTCCCTGGCGCTGGATGGTTTTGGCAACCTGTATATCGCGGATATGTTCCACAACCGTATCCGCAAGATCACGACCAACTCCGCGAAGATGGCCTTTGCGGATATCCGTGTGGGTCGTACCTCACCGACGCAGAACATCACGGTGGAGAACTCTGGCAACAGCTCGTTGACGATTACCAGCGTCGAGACAGATGCGAACTCTTCGCTGGATGGGACGACCACAACCTGCGCAACCAACACGGTTCTTGCTTCCTCCGCGAGTTGCGTTGTGGGGGCGCAGTTTGCTCCGACAGTAGTCGGCAGCCCGATTACAGCAACCATCGCCGTACATTCAGCAGCCATCAACGATCCGGCTCTGCTGACGCTGAGTGGCAACTCGTTGACGCTTGATCCGACGACGACAACACTGACCTCCAGCGCAAATCCGTCGGCAGTGGGCACGTCGGTGACCTTCCGCGCAACGGTGCAGAGCAGCGGAAGCAATGTACCTACTGGAACAGTGACCTTCAAGGACGGTTCCACCACGATTGGCACCGGAACGCTTGCGGCTGGTGTCGCGGCGTTCTCCACCAGCACGCTGACACTGGGCAGCCATTCCATTACGGCCAGCTATGCGGGAGATACGGCGAACAATCCCAGTGTCTCCGCCGCGCTGACGCAGGTGGTGAAGCAGGGCGCTACGGTTTCGGTGGGGTCGAGCCTGAATCCGTCCGTAGTGAAGCAGCAGGTAACCTTCACGGCGACGGTGACTTCGGCGGGCACTCCTACCGGCAGCGTGACCTTTCAGGACGGATCGACCAATCTGCAGATCGTGGCACTGAACGGCGCGGGTGTGGCGCAGTTGACGATCGATACGCTGACCGTCGGATCGCATGGCATCAAGGCCATCTACAGCGGCGATACCAACACGATGACCGCAACTTCCAGCACGCTGACGCAGACGGTCAACAAGGATTCGAGCACGACAACACTGGCGGCTGCACCGCCCTCCATCAAAGCTGGAGAGCCGCTGACACTGACAGCGACGGTGACCAATGGCGGCCAGGTGGATGTGACCGGCACGGTGACCTTCCGGGATGGATCGACGACGCTGGGAACGGGGACACTGAATGCCAGCGGCATTGCGACCCTGACGACCTCTGCGCTGGGTGGCGGATCGCACGCGCTGACAGCTGTCTATGCTGGCGACACGAATAACAGTGGCAGCACGTCGACGGCGCTGAGCTACTCGGTGGACAAGATTGGCACGACGACGCTGCTTTCCGCGACCTCGACGACTCTGGATGCGGGATCGTCATTGACGATCTCGGCAACGGTATCGCCGGCGCAGACTACGGGCGGCACGGTGACCGGAACGGTGACCTTTTACGATGGCGCGGTTGTTCTGGGAACGGCAACGGTTCCGGCCAACGGCGTGGCGCAGTTGACCACGACGGCGCTGGGGGTAGGACCGCATACGCTGACGGCCAGTTACGGTGGCAGCACCAACTACAACACCAGTACTTCGAACGGCTTTACGGTGACGGTCCGCCAGGCGACGACCTCGGTTGTACTGACGAGCAGCGGCTCGCCTGCAATTGCCGGCAGCGTGGTGACCTTCTCCTTTGTGGTGACAGGTTCGGGCGGTGTTCCCTCGGGCACGGTGCTGCTCTATTCGGACGGGGTGCAGATTGGTGCATCGACACTGAATGGTGCGGGAAGAGGAATATTCCAGAGCTCAACGCTGAGTGTTGGTTCCCATGTGATTACCGCCGAGTACACCGGCAATGCGAATAATGGTAGTGCGACATCCAATCCGCTTACCCAGGTGATTCAGCAGGCCACCAGCCGGTTGGCGCTCTCGGCCAGCGTGAACCCGGTGGTCAGCGGACAGCCGGCGGTGTTAACTGTAACAGCGACCAGCAACGGCGGCGTACCGACCGGCCAGGTGCAGTTCCTGGATGGCGGTGTGTTGCTGGGCTCGTCGACACTGAGCGGTAGTGGTGTCGCAAGCTTGCCGGTCTCAACGCTGCCGCCGGGCGTTCATACAATTACCGCGACGTATGCGGGCGACACGAAGTATCAGTCAGCCACCTCCAACGTGCTTTCGCTTACGGTACTGCAGGCCATTACGGTGGGCATTGCTTCTGATAACAATCCATCGATTGCCGGACGCACGGTGAACTTTACAGCGACCGTTACTGGTGGCAATAACCTGACAGGGGCTATCACCTTCCGGGATGGTTCGCAGCCGCTTGGAACCGTGCAGTTGCAGGGCGGGGTGGCAGTGCTGCCGGTGGCCAATCTCTCCGTTGGAACGCACAGCATTACGGCCAACTATAGCGGCGACAGCGCCAACGCGGCTGCCAGCTCCGCGGCGGTGCAGCAAATCGTGCGTGCGGCGACGACGACTGTCATTGCGACTCCCAGCGCTTCAACGCTGGTTTATGGAACGCCACTCACCATGCAGGTGCAGGTGACTGGCAATGGTGGCGCGGTGACAGGCCAGGTAACGCTGCTGGATGGGGCACAGGCGTTGGGTACGGCAACGTTGACAAATCTTAGCACCGCCAGCTTCATCAACTCATCGCTCGCCATTGGCAACCATACACTGACGGTAAGCTACGCCGGCGACGCGAACAATACGGCCGCTGTCTCCGGTGCCGTGCAGGTGCTGGTGCGGCAGAACAGCCAGGTGGCTCTTGCCTCCAGTCTGAACCCTGCATTGACGGCGGACATGGTTGTCTTCACTGCCAAAGTAACCAATGTAGATGGCAAGCCGACCGGGTCGATCTCGTTCCTGGACGGCGGATCGCTGCTGGGTTCGACGGCGCTGGACGCTAACGGCAACGCGAGCTTCTCAAGCGCAGTGCTGGCGGCCGGTACGCATACGATTACAGCGCAGTACAGCGGCGATACGCTGAACGTGGGCAGTACGGCCAGCCTGTCGCAGCAGATTGCGCTGCGGCCTACGACCACCGGTCTGACTGCGTCAAAGAACTCCACGCAGACCGGGGATCCGGTAACGCTGGTGGCGGTGATTCGCGGAACCGGGCCAGTGCTGCCGACCGGTATGGTGACCTTCACCTCGGGTGCATCGGTACTCGGCTCAGCCAGGGTGGATGCAAATGGCCTGGCGACGCTGACGCTGACGCCAGCCGCGGGAAGCTACCAGGTGGTGGCGACCTATGGTGGCGACGCACTGTACGCGGGCTCGATTTCATCGGCAACCGGGCTTGCGATTGCGCAGGCTGAGCAGTTCACGCTGACCCTGTCGCCCTCTACGGTGAAGCTAAGCAGTGGTGATCACACGACCGTGACGTTGAGCGTGGCCTCGAAGAATGGCTTTGCGGATACGCTGAGCCTTGGTTGTGCTGGCCTGCCGTTTGCTGTGACCTGCACCTTCTCGTCACCGACGGTCAAGCTGGCGGCCAATGGATCACAGCAGGTACAGATCACGGTGGACACGGGCACTCCGCTGGGAGCGGGAGCGCAGGCAAGTGTGCGTGGAAACGATACGGCGGTGCTTGCGACGCTGCTGTGGCCGGGTGCTGCCATGCTTGGAGTGCTGGGCCTGGGGATGCGCAAGCGTCGCCGGATGCTGGGCGGTCTGCTGATGGCGCTGGCGATGATCGGCGTGATTGGCTCGGCGACCGGCTGCGGATCGCTGCATGTGAATACGACGCCTGCCGGCTCCTACACCTTCCAGGTGACGGGTGTGGGAACGACGAGCGGTGCAACTGAGGCTGTGAATGTAAGCCTGACGGTGGGGCAGTAA
- a CDS encoding porin family protein — MRRWIAVIAAFLCSAVAGAQAIPAGVGPGPHVMVGGGYSLFDSDYGKRKLGGVTLWADANVTYRWGLEAEARWLRQNKDFNGSDQSTYLAGPRYTVMTHSLRPYAKALVGVGHFNFPFGYANGNYFVVAPGGGVEWHHKRFAVKLVDVEYQMWPQFSYGSLHPYGVSAGITFKLWQGRSYMTER, encoded by the coding sequence ATGCGGCGTTGGATTGCTGTGATCGCGGCCTTTCTGTGCAGTGCTGTTGCCGGTGCCCAGGCGATTCCTGCGGGAGTCGGCCCGGGCCCGCATGTGATGGTGGGTGGCGGCTACAGCCTGTTTGACTCAGACTACGGGAAGCGCAAGCTGGGCGGCGTAACGCTGTGGGCGGATGCGAATGTGACCTATCGCTGGGGACTGGAAGCCGAGGCCCGCTGGCTGCGCCAGAACAAGGACTTCAATGGGAGCGACCAGTCAACGTACCTGGCGGGGCCGCGCTACACCGTCATGACACACAGCCTGCGCCCCTATGCCAAGGCGCTGGTCGGCGTAGGGCACTTCAACTTTCCCTTTGGCTATGCAAACGGCAACTACTTCGTGGTTGCTCCGGGCGGCGGCGTGGAGTGGCACCATAAGCGGTTCGCCGTGAAGCTGGTGGATGTGGAGTACCAGATGTGGCCGCAGTTCTCCTACGGCTCACTGCATCCGTACGGGGTTTCCGCGGGCATTACGTTCAAGCTGTGGCAGGGACGCTCGTACATGACCGAACGCTAA